In Finegoldia magna ATCC 53516, a genomic segment contains:
- a CDS encoding DUF6648 family protein: MKRNVDFYVKKRNELIDLLDEDKITKQEFISRNNVLINSFNLRPFTDIKTVNEGVFNYQYYNLKAKEYNTIANKYKNKKPKKYIASLNKCRNYYLEKDNTILKILELIEYKNVEAYYIDILSYRMRDNLFEIVLKDYEKMIFHTINENIKQHLIANNVFEPIKKKSLIDSYVNKGY, from the coding sequence ATGAAAAGAAATGTAGATTTTTATGTAAAAAAAAGAAATGAATTGATTGATTTGTTAGATGAGGATAAAATAACAAAACAGGAATTTATTTCAAGAAACAACGTATTGATTAATAGTTTTAATCTAAGACCTTTTACTGATATTAAAACAGTAAACGAGGGGGTTTTTAATTATCAGTATTATAATTTAAAAGCTAAGGAATACAATACAATAGCTAACAAATACAAAAACAAAAAACCTAAGAAGTATATTGCATCTTTAAATAAATGCAGAAACTATTACTTAGAAAAAGATAATACAATTTTAAAGATTTTGGAATTAATAGAATACAAGAATGTTGAAGCATATTACATAGACATTTTGTCCTACAGAATGAGGGATAATCTTTTTGAAATTGTACTCAAAGATTATGAAAAGATGATTTTTCACACAATAAATGAAAATATCAAACAACATTTGATAGCAAATAATGTTTTTGAACCAATAAAGAAAAAATCCCTTATCGATTCTTATGTCAATAAGGGATATTAA